The Bacteroidota bacterium genome includes a region encoding these proteins:
- a CDS encoding SET domain-containing protein, with product MIHPHTELRFISPEVGYGVFATRFIPRGTVLWTLCRLDRVFTPDDISMLPENYLEILARYSYVNSAGNVVLCWDFGRYLNHSCNANMLPLNHEVEIAIRDIQSGEEITCEYGTCNIGNDLNCQCGSAECRSVIRGEDVLTYSSVWREKVRAAMAHFHEIEQPLLPFIREQEQFLKQVTGVEDIPDQADFYYAVKIAAPGNYQQGPWRLPAITNHSKTGT from the coding sequence ATGATACATCCACATACCGAACTCCGGTTCATATCACCGGAAGTGGGATATGGCGTTTTTGCCACCCGGTTTATTCCCAGAGGAACCGTTCTCTGGACACTCTGCAGGCTTGACCGGGTTTTTACTCCGGATGATATTTCGATGCTGCCAGAAAACTATCTCGAAATTCTGGCCCGTTACAGCTATGTGAATTCTGCCGGGAACGTGGTCCTGTGCTGGGATTTCGGCCGTTACCTGAACCATTCCTGCAATGCCAACATGCTTCCCCTGAATCATGAGGTTGAGATAGCCATCCGCGATATCCAGTCCGGGGAGGAAATCACCTGCGAATACGGAACCTGCAATATTGGCAATGATCTGAACTGTCAGTGCGGATCGGCCGAATGCCGAAGCGTGATCCGGGGAGAAGACGTGCTGACCTACAGTTCGGTCTGGCGTGAAAAAGTTCGGGCTGCTATGGCACATTTCCACGAAATTGAACAGCCCCTCCTTCCTTTCATCCGCGAACAGGAACAGTTCCTCAAGCAGGTGACCGGTGTCGAGGATATTCCCGATCAGGCCGATTTCTACTATGCAGTAAAAATTGCAGCTCCCGGTAACTACCAGCAGGGTCCGTGGCGCCTGCCAGCCATTACCAACCATTCCAAAACCGGCACATGA
- a CDS encoding SET domain-containing protein-lysine N-methyltransferase — MIHPSTRLQFISQAVGFGVVATERIPKGTVTWVQDPLDRVFSPDEIRTLPEAVLPGLDRFTFRNSEGDLVLCWDTARYMNHSCSPTCMGTDYGFELAVRDILPGEELSVDYASFHMAENDEFQCLCGAPGCRGFILQKDVTVLADQWSDQFLKACSAARSVPQPLLSLFPANRVPLFLEDPSFSWPAGLRSGTGS; from the coding sequence ATGATTCATCCCTCCACCCGGCTACAGTTCATCAGTCAGGCGGTCGGATTCGGGGTCGTGGCCACTGAACGGATTCCGAAGGGCACGGTCACATGGGTTCAGGATCCTCTGGATCGGGTGTTCTCCCCTGATGAAATCAGGACCTTGCCCGAAGCGGTCCTGCCTGGTCTGGATCGCTTTACCTTCAGAAATTCAGAGGGAGACCTGGTGCTGTGCTGGGATACAGCCCGGTACATGAATCATAGCTGCTCGCCGACATGCATGGGAACCGATTACGGATTTGAGCTGGCGGTCAGAGATATTTTACCCGGCGAGGAACTGTCGGTGGACTATGCCAGTTTTCACATGGCAGAAAACGATGAATTCCAATGCTTGTGCGGGGCCCCGGGCTGCAGGGGATTCATACTTCAGAAGGATGTGACCGTCCTGGCCGATCAATGGTCCGATCAGTTTCTGAAAGCCTGCTCGGCTGCAAGGTCGGTTCCGCAACCACTCCTGTCCCTTTTTCCGGCTAACCGGGTTCCCCTGTTTCTTGAAGATCCCTCTTTCAGCTGGCCGGCAGGCCTTCGGTCAGGTACCGGATCTTAA
- a CDS encoding DUF3788 family protein: MKVARPTNPFKRKQEPPLFSEMYELLRDDQKPVLEYVRGHLMEKLDCYEDLYYYGTTWGWVPRYSARRNKVAAALHLLPGLLEGSVSLSTLHLSDIRSHSAILDEHKLLVADDAQMAVTRWITVELDTRQRCDSFLEIVKIKIRYLTEGLPAS, encoded by the coding sequence ATGAAAGTTGCCCGTCCAACCAACCCGTTTAAGCGCAAGCAGGAGCCGCCTCTGTTTTCGGAAATGTATGAATTACTCCGGGACGACCAGAAGCCGGTTTTGGAATATGTTCGTGGTCATCTGATGGAAAAACTCGATTGCTACGAGGATCTGTATTATTACGGAACGACCTGGGGTTGGGTTCCCCGGTATTCGGCCCGGCGGAATAAAGTGGCCGCGGCCCTTCATTTGTTACCCGGTCTGCTGGAAGGGTCGGTCAGTCTGAGTACCCTTCATTTATCTGATATCCGCTCACACAGTGCCATTCTGGATGAACACAAACTGCTGGTTGCCGATGACGCCCAGATGGCCGTTACCCGATGGATCACCGTGGAACTCGATACCCGTCAGCGGTGTGACAGTTTTCTGGAAATCGTGAAGATTAAGATCCGGTACCTGACCGAAGGCCTGCCGGCCAGCTGA